A window of the Brumimicrobium sp. genome harbors these coding sequences:
- a CDS encoding PKD domain-containing protein translates to MNINKYKQNSFTVNILSALFLFFVSFFFGSINAQVNYTTPGTYSWTVPPCVTEITVKVWGGGGGGGGTSSRQGGTGSEWEACTGGGGGGGGGYAQRTYTVTPGETYTIVVGAGGVQGIGTNGNAAAGTGGTGGTSTFSGSATTGPGTLTGTGGTGGTGASANNTSGFNHIGDNGVGGTGGMGSNGTINSQGGSGSGGSHSASCADLSGAGGAAGSSGGNGAAGQFIGPCPHTAAMAGGTGNNGGGNGGNGIKGSINASKDNQDGKPGVAYGGGGGGGNIHLNSWANTWVTTKGGKGADGAVIIEYSSSGTVPDAPTISTTPPTCSANGTATITNYNSSYTYTFTPAGPTIGGGGVINNLTPGTSYTLTANGGSCDSDASIAFSIDPQLPQPPAPTAADQTFCGSATIGSLVPSGNDYNWYSVQTGGTPLSSSTSLSDGTTYYVSITQNGCESPRTPVTVTLTDGPEITIISDTAINCNTSVVLGEPAPSTPNPPDFTMAPTCQKTAMSQNGPLTQGSGIYNNGVVTTGGTTNINNTNTLVDVTHTDPMGPNAWQTLWYSDYSNQFVEVCPNNSFNITINAKSLYSNSPYFCQIWVDWNNDGAFDASEVVHNSGPYTTNTFTVNGTITVPAGQNDGMFRMRIRFKDNAPFVPTDNADGCKFKNPVGIPPGYGGYTGNNYGNYYFSDEVEDYAVKVDCGNNSGNSGDITYQWTPPTGLDYDDIPNPTATPDETTTYTVTVTDSDNGCVVTAQVTVIVAGHITIQATPGDCENGKYDLTGTITTDQAPSTGTLIVEDCDGNAITIATAPFNGTSFPFTITDLDANGNNCNLHAYFSDANCPEDYSFTAPAPCNNCVPPVLTINDIVKCNDNNIDLNDAVDASSEPAVITFYSSETDAENATNPIGNNVTTSGTYWVRAEDTGGDTDCYNVYSVNVTINILTYTANITDENCGSADGQIVLTENGGVAPYTYTLNGGSPQSNGTFSSLASDSYNVTITDANGCQVTGVEIVNSIGGPTITQVTPVPASCPTVCDGSISVSATGGTTPYSYIWKDGGGNVIGGNANSVQDLCEGNYTVQVIDAIGCKANGTAIITAGNNPVISQVTTVDASCTNICDGEISVTVNGGTAPYTYAYTDNNGVAAGTNSANVNGICTGTYDISVTDVNGCPANGTANVGVLDPGTFSVSSIDPTCGNVDGKIIISGLVSNTGYDITYNQNGSPVTISGTSDNAGTFTIDHQEAGTYNNFSATENGGCTITSTSSVVLTDPTPPTVSAPSDIAICVGESVTLTANAPNGGTISWDNGVSNGVAFVPSTPGTYTYTVTSTIDNCVATDAVVVTVEGIPTPDFVGDKLYGCEPLTVNFISTGSSGTNCIWNFGDGTTVNSCGAVTHTYSNAGIYTVSLTVTSAAGCTGTITKHNYIEVTPKPTAAFTADPMVTDIFNTQVNFTNESSNAHDYIWDFGDGSALNYQTNPSYTYSDEEPGNYIVTLIATNGDGCSDTARAVIKIKDVLIFYVPNAFTPDHDHYNEVFKPVFASGYNPYTYTLLIFDRWGEIIFESHNTDIGWDGTYGGNIVKDGVYVWKIEFKETMSDKHHRYVGHVTLIR, encoded by the coding sequence ATGAATATAAATAAGTACAAACAAAATTCGTTTACAGTCAATATCTTGAGTGCTTTATTCTTGTTTTTTGTTTCCTTCTTTTTTGGAAGCATAAATGCTCAAGTTAATTATACAACCCCAGGAACTTATTCTTGGACAGTTCCACCTTGTGTTACTGAAATCACCGTAAAAGTTTGGGGTGGTGGAGGAGGAGGTGGAGGTACCTCTTCAAGACAAGGTGGAACTGGTTCTGAATGGGAAGCGTGCACCGGTGGCGGTGGCGGCGGCGGTGGAGGATATGCTCAAAGGACATACACTGTTACTCCTGGAGAGACATATACAATTGTTGTTGGAGCTGGTGGAGTGCAAGGTATTGGAACAAATGGAAACGCTGCGGCTGGAACTGGTGGAACTGGTGGTACAAGTACATTCTCAGGATCTGCTACTACCGGACCAGGTACATTAACAGGAACTGGTGGAACTGGAGGTACTGGTGCTTCAGCTAATAATACAAGTGGATTTAATCATATTGGAGATAATGGCGTTGGAGGAACTGGAGGGATGGGTTCTAATGGTACTATCAATAGTCAAGGAGGAAGTGGGTCTGGAGGATCGCACTCTGCTAGTTGTGCAGATTTAAGTGGTGCGGGAGGTGCAGCTGGAAGTTCTGGTGGTAATGGTGCTGCTGGACAATTTATCGGACCTTGCCCGCACACCGCAGCAATGGCTGGTGGTACTGGAAATAATGGAGGAGGTAATGGCGGTAATGGAATTAAAGGTTCTATTAATGCTAGTAAAGACAATCAAGATGGAAAGCCAGGAGTAGCCTATGGCGGTGGCGGTGGCGGTGGTAATATCCACTTAAATAGCTGGGCAAACACATGGGTAACAACTAAGGGGGGTAAAGGTGCTGACGGTGCTGTAATTATTGAATACTCTTCAAGTGGAACTGTTCCAGACGCTCCTACTATTTCAACCACTCCGCCAACATGTAGTGCTAATGGTACTGCTACAATAACAAACTATAACAGTTCATATACGTATACATTTACACCTGCTGGTCCAACCATAGGCGGTGGTGGGGTGATTAATAATCTTACACCTGGTACATCATATACCTTAACAGCAAATGGAGGCTCTTGCGATTCTGATGCAAGTATTGCCTTCTCTATTGATCCCCAATTACCTCAACCACCTGCTCCAACAGCAGCAGATCAAACATTTTGTGGTTCAGCTACCATTGGTTCATTAGTTCCGTCTGGTAACGATTATAATTGGTATAGTGTACAAACAGGAGGTACGCCACTTAGTTCTAGCACTTCATTAAGTGATGGAACAACATATTATGTGTCAATCACACAAAATGGGTGCGAAAGCCCTAGGACTCCGGTTACTGTGACTTTAACTGATGGTCCAGAAATCACTATTATTAGCGATACAGCCATCAATTGTAATACGAGCGTAGTTTTAGGAGAACCTGCGCCTTCCACTCCAAATCCACCAGATTTTACGATGGCTCCGACTTGTCAAAAAACAGCTATGAGTCAAAATGGACCCCTAACACAAGGAAGTGGGATTTATAACAACGGCGTTGTTACTACAGGAGGAACAACTAATATTAATAATACAAATACGTTAGTTGACGTGACACATACCGATCCAATGGGACCTAATGCATGGCAAACATTGTGGTATAGTGATTATTCTAACCAATTTGTAGAAGTTTGCCCAAATAACTCTTTCAATATTACGATTAATGCAAAATCATTATATAGCAATAGCCCTTACTTCTGCCAAATTTGGGTGGATTGGAATAATGATGGTGCTTTTGATGCAAGTGAGGTAGTTCATAACTCTGGTCCTTATACTACAAATACCTTTACAGTAAATGGAACTATCACTGTTCCTGCTGGTCAAAACGACGGAATGTTCCGCATGAGAATTCGTTTTAAAGATAATGCACCATTTGTTCCTACAGATAATGCAGATGGATGTAAATTTAAAAACCCTGTAGGTATTCCTCCAGGTTATGGTGGTTACACTGGAAATAACTACGGAAATTACTACTTCTCCGATGAAGTTGAAGATTATGCTGTAAAAGTAGATTGTGGAAATAACTCAGGTAATAGTGGAGATATAACTTATCAATGGACTCCTCCAACTGGGCTAGATTATGATGATATTCCTAATCCAACAGCAACTCCAGATGAAACTACAACTTATACAGTAACCGTAACAGATTCTGATAACGGTTGCGTTGTTACTGCACAAGTTACAGTTATTGTTGCTGGACATATTACCATTCAAGCTACTCCGGGAGATTGTGAGAACGGAAAATATGATTTAACTGGTACTATTACTACTGATCAAGCACCTAGTACAGGTACTTTAATTGTTGAAGATTGTGATGGAAATGCTATAACTATAGCGACAGCTCCATTTAATGGAACGTCTTTCCCATTCACCATTACAGACTTGGATGCTAATGGAAACAATTGCAATTTACATGCTTATTTCTCAGATGCTAACTGTCCAGAAGATTATAGTTTTACGGCACCTGCACCATGCAATAACTGCGTTCCTCCTGTCTTGACTATTAATGACATTGTAAAATGTAATGATAATAATATAGATTTAAACGATGCCGTTGATGCAAGTTCAGAACCAGCAGTAATCACTTTTTATAGCTCAGAAACAGATGCAGAGAATGCTACTAATCCAATTGGAAATAATGTAACGACTTCAGGAACATATTGGGTAAGAGCTGAAGATACAGGTGGAGATACTGACTGCTATAATGTATATTCTGTAAATGTAACTATCAATATATTAACTTATACTGCTAATATTACTGATGAAAATTGTGGTAGTGCAGATGGACAGATTGTATTAACTGAAAATGGAGGTGTTGCTCCTTATACATATACTCTTAATGGAGGGTCACCTCAAAGTAATGGTACTTTCTCTAGCTTAGCTTCGGATTCTTATAACGTTACAATTACTGATGCAAATGGTTGTCAAGTAACTGGAGTTGAGATTGTAAATAGTATTGGAGGTCCTACAATTACTCAAGTTACGCCAGTTCCAGCAAGTTGCCCTACAGTATGTGATGGTTCTATTAGTGTTTCAGCAACTGGAGGAACTACACCATATTCTTATATTTGGAAAGATGGAGGAGGTAATGTGATTGGAGGTAATGCAAATAGTGTTCAAGATTTATGCGAAGGAAATTATACTGTTCAGGTGATTGATGCTATTGGCTGTAAAGCAAACGGAACAGCCATTATTACTGCTGGAAATAATCCGGTAATCTCACAAGTTACTACTGTAGATGCAAGTTGTACGAATATATGTGATGGTGAAATTAGTGTAACGGTTAATGGGGGCACTGCGCCTTACACATACGCTTATACAGATAATAATGGTGTAGCAGCTGGAACAAATAGTGCTAACGTAAATGGAATATGTACAGGTACTTATGATATCTCTGTAACTGATGTAAACGGTTGCCCAGCTAATGGAACGGCTAATGTGGGTGTGCTTGATCCTGGGACATTTAGCGTAAGTTCAATAGACCCTACTTGCGGAAATGTAGATGGAAAGATTATAATTTCTGGATTAGTATCTAATACGGGGTATGATATTACTTATAATCAAAATGGTTCTCCAGTTACAATTTCAGGTACTTCTGATAATGCGGGTACTTTTACAATTGATCATCAAGAAGCAGGAACATATAATAATTTCTCTGCAACCGAGAATGGAGGTTGTACTATCACTTCTACTTCATCAGTTGTGTTAACTGACCCAACTCCACCGACCGTTTCTGCACCAAGCGATATTGCAATTTGTGTAGGAGAGAGCGTTACATTAACAGCAAATGCACCAAATGGAGGTACAATATCATGGGATAATGGGGTTTCGAATGGTGTTGCGTTTGTACCTTCAACTCCTGGAACATATACCTATACTGTTACTTCAACTATTGATAATTGTGTTGCTACAGATGCTGTTGTTGTTACAGTAGAAGGAATACCAACACCTGATTTTGTTGGAGATAAATTATATGGTTGCGAACCATTAACAGTGAATTTTATAAGCACAGGTTCTTCTGGAACTAATTGTATATGGAATTTTGGAGATGGAACAACAGTTAATAGTTGTGGTGCTGTTACACATACCTATTCAAATGCAGGAATTTATACTGTTTCCTTAACAGTAACTTCTGCTGCTGGATGTACAGGAACTATAACAAAACACAATTATATTGAAGTAACTCCTAAACCAACAGCTGCTTTTACAGCAGATCCTATGGTAACGGATATATTTAATACACAGGTTAATTTTACAAATGAGTCATCAAATGCACATGATTATATATGGGATTTTGGAGATGGTTCGGCTTTAAATTATCAAACAAATCCATCATATACCTATTCTGATGAAGAACCTGGAAATTATATCGTTACTTTAATTGCAACTAACGGTGATGGATGTTCTGATACCGCACGAGCTGTTATTAAAATTAAAGACGTGTTGATATTCTACGTTCCAAATGCATTCACCCCTGATCATGATCATTATAATGAGGTATTCAAACCGGTATTTGCATCAGGATATAATCCATACACATATACTCTTTTAATATTCGATAGATGGGGTGAGATTATTTTTGAATCTCATAATACGGATATTGGTTGGGATGGTACCTATGGAGGAAACATTGTTAAAGATGGCGTTTATGTTTGGAAAATAGAATTTAAGGAAACAATGTCAGACAAACATCATAGGTATGTCGGACATGTAACGTTGATTAGATAG
- a CDS encoding PKD domain-containing protein, which produces MKVVFIGILFSLNSFAQSPIPCSNPADPPGETACLATPICDFNGYCGRTLSSYSSDAWTDLKNAIKAATIDQWGIDWLTIENDSYLKFIASSSSITFNVYVYDCNGAGTKAIQVVFFKADNCSGGPVTVVYANKEMVQQGAAHNVTVTGLTPGDVYYILIDGYSGKNCGYTFEAVAGVQSPAVQIDIAPQVTVCPGDQITATASGGDNSYQWTGTGLSSATGTSVIITAPTTPGSYSYGVEATGGTAFCPQSSTAQLTVIVDNCTSCTPPHLNIDNLTICTGSNIDLNTAINPNSDQANLSFYNSQADATSASSSINNITSVAGTYWVRAENPNDPTCFDVYAITITATTVSYTSSTTDANCGSNDGSLNITATDGTAPYTFSINNGPTQSNGTFSNLTAGSYSILITDNNGCQKSGTISINNLNGVTIIQLTTTDSNCGACDGVITVNGSGGTLPYTYNWMDANGLVIGGNSDQISNICSGNYSVEVTDANGCLASSVVTLGNLNAPTISLSGTNPTCGNADGSIKISGLNNNTSYGLTYQLGSETPIQITTNSDNSGNINIINLQQGTYSNFNVVDLGGCDIVSSDVITLSEPNAPVLIMPDNITVCEGETVTLTASASSGAVITWNNGINNGEPFIPNNIGVTTYTATATIDGCSSTGTTQISVEGMSNINFEGDILTGCSPLTVNFSNLTSGSFNGVCKWNFGDGLTASICDNVSHTYYAVGDYSVTLTMESLSGCASSYSQTNYIHVSPSPIASFTADPMVTNTLNPTVNFYNNSSNASSYEWDFGDYSVTNTEDSPSHTYDENNPGSYIVTLVASNGNDCNDTTRMIIKIDEEVIFFIPNTFTPDGNMFNEIFQPIFASGIDPNDFSFIIFNRWGEVIFQTKDIHAGWDGLYKGNIAKDGTYVWKLEFMETISDKRYIFNGHVNIIR; this is translated from the coding sequence GTGAAAGTTGTATTTATTGGGATTCTTTTTAGTTTAAATTCATTTGCCCAATCTCCTATTCCATGTTCAAATCCAGCAGATCCTCCCGGTGAAACCGCTTGTCTAGCTACACCAATTTGTGACTTTAATGGATATTGTGGAAGAACCTTATCTTCCTATTCTTCAGACGCATGGACAGATTTAAAGAATGCCATCAAGGCTGCAACTATTGATCAATGGGGTATTGATTGGTTGACAATTGAAAATGACAGTTATCTTAAATTTATAGCATCTTCTTCTTCAATTACTTTCAACGTATATGTGTATGATTGTAATGGCGCTGGAACAAAAGCAATTCAAGTTGTATTCTTCAAAGCTGATAATTGCAGCGGTGGCCCTGTAACCGTTGTTTACGCAAATAAAGAAATGGTTCAACAGGGCGCAGCTCATAATGTTACTGTAACGGGACTAACTCCAGGTGATGTTTATTATATTCTAATTGATGGATATAGTGGTAAAAATTGTGGATATACTTTTGAAGCAGTAGCGGGAGTACAATCTCCAGCAGTTCAGATTGATATTGCTCCACAAGTTACAGTTTGCCCAGGTGATCAAATTACAGCAACTGCCTCAGGAGGTGATAATAGCTATCAATGGACAGGTACAGGATTGAGCTCAGCTACTGGAACAAGTGTTATTATCACAGCTCCAACAACTCCTGGCTCATACAGTTATGGGGTTGAAGCTACTGGAGGAACCGCATTTTGTCCACAAAGTAGTACAGCACAATTAACAGTAATTGTAGATAACTGTACCTCATGTACTCCTCCTCACTTAAATATTGATAACCTTACAATATGCACTGGTTCCAACATTGATTTAAATACTGCTATAAATCCAAACTCTGATCAAGCAAATTTAAGCTTTTATAACTCACAAGCAGATGCAACTAGTGCAAGCTCGTCTATAAATAATATAACTTCTGTTGCTGGAACATATTGGGTTCGTGCAGAGAACCCCAATGATCCTACTTGTTTTGATGTTTATGCTATTACAATAACGGCAACTACAGTTTCCTATACAAGTTCTACAACAGATGCAAATTGTGGTTCAAATGATGGGTCTCTTAATATAACCGCAACGGATGGAACAGCTCCTTATACTTTTTCTATCAATAATGGACCTACTCAATCAAATGGTACTTTTAGCAATTTAACTGCTGGATCATATTCAATATTAATTACTGATAATAATGGATGCCAAAAGTCTGGAACAATTTCTATCAATAATTTAAATGGTGTAACAATTATCCAGCTAACAACCACAGATTCAAATTGCGGTGCATGTGATGGAGTAATTACGGTAAATGGAAGTGGTGGAACTCTACCATATACTTATAACTGGATGGATGCAAACGGTTTAGTAATAGGTGGAAATTCAGATCAAATCTCCAATATATGTTCGGGCAATTATTCGGTAGAAGTAACTGATGCCAATGGATGCTTAGCAAGTTCAGTTGTTACATTGGGAAATTTGAATGCTCCTACAATTTCATTGTCAGGGACTAATCCTACCTGTGGAAATGCAGATGGAAGTATAAAAATTAGTGGATTAAATAATAATACTTCTTATGGTTTAACCTATCAACTTGGCAGTGAAACACCAATCCAAATAACTACAAATAGTGATAATAGTGGGAATATTAATATTATCAACCTTCAACAAGGAACATATAGCAATTTTAACGTGGTTGACCTTGGAGGTTGTGATATTGTTAGTTCTGATGTAATCACACTTTCTGAGCCAAATGCTCCTGTTCTTATAATGCCGGATAATATTACTGTTTGCGAAGGTGAAACTGTTACTTTAACTGCGAGTGCGTCAAGTGGTGCTGTTATTACATGGAATAATGGTATAAATAACGGGGAGCCTTTCATACCAAACAATATTGGAGTAACTACTTATACTGCGACAGCCACTATAGATGGATGTTCATCAACTGGTACAACTCAAATTAGTGTAGAAGGAATGAGTAATATAAATTTTGAAGGAGATATATTAACTGGTTGTTCGCCTTTAACCGTCAACTTTAGCAATCTTACTTCTGGTTCTTTTAACGGAGTATGTAAATGGAATTTTGGGGATGGTTTAACCGCTTCTATTTGTGATAATGTATCACATACTTATTATGCTGTAGGAGATTACAGTGTGACATTGACGATGGAGTCCTTGAGTGGATGTGCAAGTAGCTATTCTCAAACAAATTACATTCATGTTTCACCTTCGCCGATAGCAAGTTTTACTGCTGATCCAATGGTGACAAATACCTTAAATCCAACTGTAAATTTTTATAACAACTCATCAAACGCAAGTTCCTATGAATGGGACTTTGGGGATTATTCAGTCACTAATACAGAGGACAGCCCCTCACATACTTATGATGAGAATAATCCAGGAAGTTATATTGTAACTTTAGTGGCCTCAAATGGCAATGATTGTAACGATACTACGCGAATGATTATTAAAATTGATGAAGAAGTTATTTTCTTTATTCCAAATACATTTACGCCTGATGGCAACATGTTTAATGAAATTTTTCAACCTATTTTCGCATCAGGGATAGATCCAAATGATTTTTCTTTTATTATTTTTAATCGATGGGGAGAGGTGATATTTCAAACGAAGGATATACATGCTGGTTGGGATGGTTTATATAAAGGAAATATAGCGAAGGATGGTACTTATGTATGGAAATTAGAATTCATGGAAACCATTTCTGACAAGAGATATATTTTTAATGGTCATGTAAATATTATTAGATAA
- a CDS encoding PKD domain-containing protein, which yields MKNLLILILTLFFLFAFKNETLAIGGGDWVDPPAGMPSCAGQDAPGNTACIATPICDLNGYCGTTSSSYGANTWSQLTSAFCGSIENNAFLSFTAINSSISFDAYVYNCYDDEAIQVFIFSAASCNSGPVTAHVCVNEMYAQNSTYNVSASGLIPGNQYYIMIDGFGGDVCDYTFVATSGVATPVSSQGAEVSIDPSNNYTLCEGGSLTVTASGGYGGYAWSGDPGLGGTTGTTVVITPPSTPGVYNYHIESTGMQGMCPGSEDYDFTITVVPANQPTLSSTDPTCNACDGTVSASMSGATFSWEDINGTALGNTSSLSNLCAGSYIVTTSYGGGSCNIIDTISIFAPGADDPSFNFANFCIESSNGPTGIVSSGGSFSFNPAPSDGATINSSTGVISNPTVGTTYTVEHTTTGVCPQTSSQNVTANGFTISSNSTNANCGAADGSITVTPTGNGSTYNYSLNGGTSQASGNFANLSAGSYSISVTDNNGCTATGSASIGNIGAPYFEAPQDASICLGQNVTLTANNPNGATITWDNGITDGVAFTPSSAGTTVYTVTATASNGCDTTATVSVTVYDNPTPSFTADVTKGCNPLTVTFTDNSGITSTDCLWDLGDGNSSTDCNSVTHVYDQSGTYTVTLTITDNNTCSGTASQTNYIEVIDAVVANFTANPMETTTKDPEVDFTNASSNATDYIWDFGDGSSNSTDLNPTHLFPSDEPGTYIVTLYASNESCMDSAQVTINIIYPDPEYELPNVFTPNGDGDNDFFKFIYYNNIKKIDLVIVNRWGNAVFTSDKPDFNWNGKVNNSGGLCSEGVYFYKMTIYDFTDNEYPVHGFVHLAGK from the coding sequence ATGAAAAATCTACTTATTTTAATTTTAACGCTATTTTTTCTTTTTGCTTTTAAAAACGAAACCCTCGCAATTGGTGGTGGTGATTGGGTAGATCCACCTGCAGGGATGCCTAGTTGCGCAGGTCAAGATGCTCCTGGAAACACAGCATGTATTGCCACGCCCATTTGTGATTTAAATGGATACTGTGGTACTACTTCCTCTTCTTATGGCGCTAATACTTGGAGTCAGTTGACAAGTGCTTTCTGTGGTTCCATTGAGAATAATGCTTTCTTATCATTCACTGCTATTAATAGTAGTATAAGCTTTGATGCATACGTATATAATTGTTATGATGATGAAGCTATCCAAGTATTTATTTTTAGCGCAGCTAGCTGTAATAGTGGTCCTGTAACAGCTCATGTATGTGTAAATGAAATGTATGCACAGAATAGTACATATAATGTCTCTGCGTCAGGTTTAATTCCAGGCAACCAATATTACATCATGATTGATGGATTTGGAGGAGATGTCTGTGATTATACCTTTGTTGCTACATCTGGGGTTGCAACACCGGTAAGTTCCCAAGGTGCAGAAGTTTCAATAGATCCTAGTAATAACTATACGTTATGTGAAGGTGGAAGTTTAACTGTTACTGCTTCTGGTGGTTATGGTGGTTATGCTTGGTCTGGAGATCCTGGATTAGGTGGTACTACTGGAACAACAGTAGTTATTACTCCACCTAGTACACCTGGTGTATATAATTATCATATTGAATCTACAGGTATGCAAGGAATGTGTCCTGGTAGTGAAGATTATGATTTTACTATAACTGTAGTTCCTGCAAATCAACCAACATTATCTTCAACAGATCCTACCTGCAATGCTTGTGATGGTACTGTTTCGGCTAGTATGTCTGGAGCTACTTTCTCTTGGGAAGATATCAATGGAACTGCTCTAGGAAATACGAGTTCCTTATCTAACCTTTGTGCAGGAAGTTATATTGTGACTACTAGTTATGGTGGCGGTTCATGTAATATAATTGACACTATTTCTATTTTTGCACCTGGTGCTGATGATCCAAGTTTTAACTTTGCTAATTTTTGTATCGAATCTTCAAACGGTCCTACTGGAATAGTTAGCTCGGGTGGAAGCTTTAGCTTTAATCCAGCGCCAAGTGATGGTGCGACTATAAATTCAAGCACGGGAGTTATTTCGAATCCTACAGTTGGAACAACATATACTGTTGAGCATACAACTACGGGAGTTTGCCCTCAAACAAGTTCTCAAAATGTTACAGCTAATGGATTCACGATTTCTTCTAACTCTACGAATGCTAACTGTGGAGCAGCCGATGGAAGTATTACAGTTACCCCAACAGGTAATGGTTCTACGTATAATTATTCTTTAAATGGAGGTACATCTCAAGCAAGTGGAAATTTTGCTAATCTATCTGCTGGCTCCTACTCAATTTCTGTTACAGATAACAATGGTTGTACGGCTACTGGTTCTGCTTCTATTGGAAATATTGGTGCGCCTTATTTTGAAGCACCTCAAGATGCTTCTATTTGTTTAGGCCAGAATGTTACACTTACAGCAAATAATCCTAATGGGGCAACTATTACATGGGATAATGGGATTACTGATGGGGTTGCTTTTACACCAAGTTCTGCTGGAACTACGGTTTATACTGTAACCGCCACAGCGTCTAATGGATGTGATACAACTGCTACTGTATCAGTTACAGTGTATGATAATCCTACTCCATCGTTTACAGCAGATGTAACAAAAGGATGTAACCCTTTAACAGTAACTTTTACAGATAATTCAGGAATAACTTCTACTGACTGTTTATGGGACTTAGGTGATGGAAATTCAAGTACAGATTGTAATTCTGTAACTCACGTTTATGATCAATCTGGAACATATACGGTTACCCTAACTATAACCGATAATAATACGTGTTCTGGTACAGCAAGTCAAACTAATTATATTGAAGTAATTGATGCTGTAGTGGCTAATTTTACTGCTAATCCGATGGAAACTACAACTAAAGATCCAGAAGTTGACTTTACAAATGCTTCTTCCAATGCTACAGATTATATATGGGATTTTGGAGATGGTTCTTCTAATAGTACAGATTTAAATCCAACACATTTATTTCCTAGTGATGAACCAGGAACGTATATTGTAACTCTATATGCAAGTAATGAGAGTTGTATGGATTCTGCCCAAGTAACAATCAATATAATTTATCCAGACCCTGAGTATGAGCTTCCAAATGTCTTTACGCCAAATGGAGATGGAGATAATGATTTCTTTAAATTTATATACTATAATAACATTAAGAAGATTGATTTGGTTATTGTAAATCGCTGGGGTAATGCTGTGTTTACAAGTGATAAACCAGATTTCAATTGGAATGGTAAAGTGAATAACTCTGGAGGGCTATGTTCTGAGGGAGTATATTTCTACAAGATGACTATATATGACTTTACAGATAATGAATATCCTGTGCATGGATTTGTTCATCTAGCAGGAAAGTAA